A single region of the Streptomyces sp. ITFR-16 genome encodes:
- a CDS encoding ribonucleoside-diphosphate reductase subunit alpha encodes MTIAPADPVSAAESEAAEAEAVRSAGPAKDGPGTALLRTLTDLTADLPDTDPGRVAAAALRGRNARSDEAELCSLATEAAAGLISEDPAYSRLAARLLTRTIADEAAGQGATSFSASVAVGHREGLIADRTAAFVTLHAQALDALIGQSLADGADDRFGYFGLRTLHSRYLLRHPHTRQVIETPQHFMLRVAAGLAEDESERALGEVAALYGLMSRLDYLPSSPTLFNSGTRHPQMSSCYLLDSPLDELDSIYDRYHQVARLSKHAGGIGLSYSRIRARGSLIRGTNGHSNGIVPFLKTLDASVAAVNQGGRRKGAAAVYLETWHADIEEFLELRDNTGEDQRRTHNLNLAHWIPDEFMRRVDADGTWSLFSPADVPELVDLWGDAFDAAYRAAEAKGLARKTMPARELYGRMMRTLAQTGQGWMTFKDASNRTANQTAEPGRVVHSSNLCTEILEVTDDGETAVCNLGSVNLGAFVADGTIDWERLDATVRTAVTFLDRVVDINFYPTEQAGRSNARWRPVGLGAMGLQDVFFQLRLPFDSPEARALSTKISERIMLAAYEASCDLAERSGPLPAWSETRAARGVLHPDHYATELSWPERWDALRARVAKTGMRNSLLLAIAPTATIASIAGVYECIEPQVSNLFKRETLSGEFLQVNGYLVDELKRLGVWDARTREALREASGSVQGFAWIPEDVRALYRTAWEIPQRGLIDMAAARTPFLDQSQSLNLFLETPTIGKLSSMYAYAWKQGLKTTYYLRSRPATRIARAASGQTAAAAPIPVQQAGAPDADAIACSLENPESCEACQ; translated from the coding sequence GTGACCATCGCGCCAGCCGATCCGGTTTCAGCGGCCGAGTCCGAAGCAGCCGAGGCCGAAGCGGTCCGGTCCGCCGGACCCGCGAAGGACGGACCGGGCACCGCACTGCTGCGGACCCTGACCGACCTCACCGCCGATCTGCCCGACACCGACCCCGGACGCGTCGCCGCCGCAGCCCTGCGCGGCCGCAACGCCCGGTCGGACGAGGCCGAGCTGTGTTCGCTGGCCACCGAGGCCGCCGCGGGCCTGATCTCCGAGGACCCCGCGTACTCCCGGCTCGCCGCCCGTCTCCTCACCCGCACCATCGCGGACGAGGCGGCCGGGCAGGGCGCGACGTCGTTCTCCGCCTCGGTCGCCGTCGGACACCGTGAGGGCCTGATCGCGGACCGCACCGCCGCGTTCGTGACGCTCCACGCGCAGGCCCTGGACGCGCTGATCGGGCAGTCGCTCGCGGACGGCGCCGACGACCGCTTCGGCTACTTCGGCCTGCGCACCCTGCACAGCCGCTATCTGCTGCGCCACCCGCACACCCGCCAGGTCATCGAGACCCCGCAGCACTTCATGCTGCGGGTCGCCGCCGGGCTCGCGGAGGACGAATCCGAGCGCGCGCTCGGCGAGGTCGCCGCGCTGTACGGGCTGATGAGCCGGCTGGACTACCTGCCCTCCTCCCCCACGCTCTTCAACTCCGGCACCCGCCACCCGCAGATGTCCTCCTGCTATCTGCTGGACTCGCCGCTGGACGAGCTGGACTCGATCTACGACCGCTACCACCAGGTCGCGCGGCTCTCCAAGCACGCCGGCGGCATCGGCCTCTCGTACTCCCGCATCCGTGCCCGCGGTTCGCTGATCCGCGGCACCAACGGCCACTCCAACGGCATCGTGCCGTTCCTGAAGACGCTCGACGCCTCGGTCGCCGCCGTCAACCAGGGCGGCCGGCGCAAGGGCGCCGCCGCCGTCTACCTGGAGACGTGGCACGCGGACATCGAGGAGTTCCTCGAACTGCGCGACAACACGGGTGAGGACCAGCGGCGCACGCACAACCTCAACCTGGCGCACTGGATCCCGGACGAGTTCATGCGCCGGGTCGACGCGGACGGGACCTGGTCGCTGTTCTCCCCGGCCGACGTGCCCGAGCTGGTCGACCTGTGGGGCGACGCGTTCGACGCCGCCTACCGGGCCGCCGAGGCCAAGGGCCTCGCCCGCAAGACCATGCCGGCGCGTGAGCTCTACGGCCGGATGATGCGGACCCTCGCGCAGACCGGCCAGGGCTGGATGACGTTCAAGGACGCCTCCAACCGGACCGCGAACCAGACCGCCGAGCCGGGCCGCGTCGTGCACTCGTCCAACCTGTGCACGGAGATCCTGGAGGTCACCGACGACGGCGAGACGGCCGTCTGCAACCTCGGTTCGGTCAACCTCGGCGCGTTCGTCGCCGACGGCACGATCGACTGGGAGCGCCTGGACGCCACCGTCCGTACGGCCGTGACCTTCCTCGACCGCGTGGTGGACATCAACTTCTACCCGACCGAGCAGGCCGGCCGGTCCAACGCCCGCTGGCGGCCGGTGGGTCTGGGCGCGATGGGCCTCCAGGACGTCTTCTTCCAGCTGCGGCTGCCGTTCGACTCCCCCGAGGCCCGCGCGCTCTCCACGAAGATCTCCGAGCGCATCATGCTGGCCGCCTACGAGGCGTCCTGCGATCTCGCCGAGCGGTCGGGTCCCCTCCCCGCCTGGTCCGAGACGCGTGCCGCCCGGGGTGTGCTGCACCCCGACCACTACGCCACCGAGCTGAGCTGGCCGGAGCGCTGGGACGCCCTGCGCGCCCGGGTCGCGAAGACCGGGATGCGCAACTCGCTGCTGCTGGCCATCGCGCCGACGGCGACGATCGCCTCCATCGCGGGTGTGTACGAGTGCATCGAGCCGCAGGTCTCCAACCTCTTCAAGCGCGAGACGCTCAGCGGTGAGTTCCTCCAGGTCAACGGCTATCTGGTCGACGAGCTGAAGCGGCTCGGCGTATGGGACGCGCGGACCCGCGAGGCGCTGCGCGAGGCGAGCGGCTCGGTGCAGGGATTCGCCTGGATCCCCGAGGACGTGCGGGCGCTGTACCGCACGGCGTGGGAGATCCCGCAGCGCGGCCTGATCGACATGGCGGCGGCCCGTACGCCGTTCCTCGACCAGAGCCAGTCGCTCAACCTGTTCCTGGAGACGCCGACGATCGGCAAGCTCTCCTCGATGTACGCGTACGCCTGGAAGCAGGGGCTGAAGACGACGTACTACCTGCGCTCCCGCCCCGCGACCCGGATCGCGCGTGCCGCGTCCGGCCAGACGGCGGCCGCCGCCCCCATTCCCGTACAGCAGGCCGGCGCGCCCGACGCGGACGCGATCGCCTGCTCCCTCGAAAACCCCGAGTCCTGCGAGGCCTGCCAGTAA